From Heteronotia binoei isolate CCM8104 ecotype False Entrance Well chromosome 17, APGP_CSIRO_Hbin_v1, whole genome shotgun sequence, one genomic window encodes:
- the LOC132585821 gene encoding chemerin-like receptor 1, whose translation MDNTTQLTPTEVAHPDSSVDTAISYVLRNNDENYLFEQTLKKRLIILSMVIYSIVFILGVIGNGLVIFIISFRMKKTVNAIWFLNLAIADFTFTFFLPLNIVYLALNFHWPFGEAMCKFNSSLAFVNLYASVYLLMVSSIDRCISVLCPVWAQNHRNPKCASFVALGVWILALMLSSPTIHFRNTMLTEDGIHCSNNYSPDEKQAKVTHHAVIISRFIFGFAIPFQVILICYGVIVLRLRRDRLARSSKPFKVITAVIVAFFICWLPYHVFSFLQLHVYKDPAMQSTIFIGVLLATSLTFINSCLNPILYVFMRHDFRERLKHSILSVFENAFVEEESQSTTQTKTKSSVHLDSHNL comes from the coding sequence ATGGACAACACAACTCAACTTACCCCAACTGAGGTTGCTCACCCAGATTCCAGTGTTGACACGGCCATCTCTTATGTCTTGCGTAATAATGATGAAAACTATCTCTTTGAACAAACTTTGAAGAAAAGGCTTATCATCCTCTCTATGGTAATCTATAGCATTGTCTTCATTCTGGGGGTCATCGGAAATGGGCTGGTCATTTTCATCATCAGCTTCCGTATGAAGAAGACGGTCAATGCCATCTGGTTCCTCAACTTGGCCATTGCTGACTTCACCTTCACCTTCTTCCTGCCCTTGAACATTGTCTATCTAGCCCTGAACTTTCACTGGCCCTTTGGGGAGGCCATGTGCAAGTTCAACAGCAGCTTGGCCTTTGTCAACCTTTATGCCAGCGTCTACCTCCTCATGGTGAGCAGCATAGACCGCTGTATTTCTGTATTATGTCCTGTGTGGGCTCAGAATCACCGGAACCCCAAATGTGCTTCCTTCGTGGCTCTCGGGGTCTGGATTCTGGCCCTCATGTTGAGTTCGCCGACCATCCATTTCAGGAACACTATGCTGACGGAGGATGGGATCCACTGTTCTAACAACTATAGCCCTGATGAGAAACAGGCAAAAGTCACCCACCATGCCGTGATTATCAGCCGTTTCATCTTTGGATTTGCGATCCCCTTTCAAGTCATCCTTATTTGCTATGGGGTGATTGTTCTGAGGCTGAGGAGGGACCGCTTGGCCCGGTCTAGCAAGCCCTTCAAGGTCATCACTGCAGTGATTGTGGCCTTTTTCATCTGCTGGCTCCCCTATCATGTTTTCTCTTTCCTGCAGCTTCACGTCTACAAGGATCCCGCAATGCAATCGACAATCTTTATTGGTGTTCTTTTGGCTACCAGCCTGACCTTCATCAACAGCTGCCTGAATCCCATCCTGTATGTCTTCATGAGGCACGATTTCAGGGAAAGGCTGAAACACTCCATCCTCTCGGTATTTGAGAACGCCTTCGTTGAGGAGGAAAGCCAAAGTACGACCCAAACTAAGACCAAATCCTCAGTGCACCTGGACTCTCATAACTTATAA